The stretch of DNA ACGGGTCCGTGTCCTGCCTCGAGGTCCTCCTCTCGCCGCCCCACCTCGTCGACCCCAACCGCGCCTCCCCGGCGTCCCTCTCCACCgcgctccacctcgccgccgccggcggggccTCCTCGGCGCCCGCCGCTGTctcccgcctcctcgccgccggcgccgacccCACCTTCCTAGACCATCTCCAACGGCGGCCATCCGACCTCGTCGCCCTCCCACCCAACTCGCTCCCGCTCAAGAACcacctcctctccctcctcggCGCCCGCAAGGAGTGGCCGCCGGACCCCTCCCTCCCCGACATCAAGAACGGCGCCTACGCCTCCGACGACTTCCGCATGTACTCCTTCAAAGTGCGCGCGTGCTCGCGCGCCTACTCCCACGACTGGACGGAGTGCCCCTTCGTCCATCCCGGCGAGAACGCGCGGCGGCGGGATCCGCGCAAGTACCACTACAGCTGCGTGCCCTGCCCGGAGTTCAAGAAGGGCGCCGGCTGCCGGAGAGGGGACATGTGCGAATACGCGCACGGGGTGTTCGAGAGCTGGCTCCACCCGGCGCAGTACCGGACGCGGCTGTGCAAGGACGGCGTCGGCTGTGCGCGCCGTGTCTGCTTCTTCGCGCACACGCCGGAGGAGCTCCGGCCACTGTACGTGTCGTCGGCGGGGTCGCGCAGCGCGATGGAGATGGCAGCGGCGATGGGGATGGGGCTGCCGTCGCCTGGGGCGTCGTTCACGCCGCCACTGTCGCCGTCCGGCGGCGGCACCGGCGTGGCGGGTGCGTGGCCACAGCCGAACGTGCCCGCGCTGTGCCTGCCTGGGAGCGCGGGGAACCTTCACCTGAGCCGGCTGCGCACGTCGCTGAGCGCGCGCAGCATGGCCGTGGACGAGCTGCTCGCCTCGGCCGAATACGATGGCCTCGTTGGGTCACCTGCCTCAGTGCGCTCGGCGAGGGGAAAGACGCTTGTGCCTTCAAATCTAGATGATCTGTTCTCTGCGGAGATGGCGGGCGCTGCGGCATCTCACTCCCCACGGTATGCAGACCAGGGCGGCGCTGCTTTCTCGCCGACGCGCAAGGCTGCCATGCGGAACCAGTTCCAGCAGCAGCAGACCTTGCTGTCTCCTCGGGCCACGGCGGCCACAATTATACCAGAGCCAGTGTCTCCGATGAGCTCCCGGCTTCTCGCTGCCCTTGCGCAGCGGGAGAAGATGCAGCAGCAGACCCTGAGAAACATGAGTTCAAGGGACCTTGGCTCGGACGCCTCTGTGCTTGTTGGCTCACCGGTTACCTCGAGCTGGTCCAAGTGGGGAATTCCCTCCGGCACCCCTAATTGGGGCGCCGATGACGAGGAGCTTGGCCGCCTCAAGCGCTCCTCATCGTTTGAGCTCAGAAGCGGAGCCAAAGGCGATGAGCCAGACCTCTCATGGGTCAATACCTTGGTGAAGGAGCCAACGCCGGAGAAACCATCCATCAATGGGACAACCGCAATAGAGTCCATTGGCACTATGAGTCAGGCAACAAGTCATGAGGGTATCGGTGGCGATGAGGACAACACAGCCGGGGTCATCGGCAGTTGGCTTGAGCAGCTTCAGCTGGATGAGATGGTAGTCTAGAACAAACACATACAGATCAAACAAGAAAGGTGCCATATTTTTTGCTGTGATTCACCAGTTGCTGCTACTTACTGAAATCAACTAGCCTCATACCTTGCTAGTGATTGCTGGTGATACATTCTTTTGGAGCTGGTTAGTGTAGGTGTTGAGATTTCCACCACCATTTAGTATTCTTCTCCTACAAGTGAAAGAATTGAGGAATTGGAGCCTAGTCAAATGGTATGGAACTTGTCTAGACAAAATTTATCTCCTTGTATTTCTTCCTGATCTCTCGTTGTACCTTCCTTCCATACCCCTCTTTTGCTGATCATTCCAAGGGTTACTTATTCTCTCTCACGATTGTGAATTATTATGTATGGTACCCCTAGCATCTACTAGCTCCCATCCTTTGATTCTTGTGAAGGAGTACGAGGGGAGAGGACTCATGCTCGCATCAATGCTTGTAAGGCCTGTGATGGCTCATGATTGGTGTAAAACACCCTACTGATGTTGTACTACTAAGGATTCATGACTGATGTAAAATGCCCTACTGTTGTATTGTACACTTGTGCTCAGGAGCCATGCTtgtgtgaaatgcttccatTGTTGTTGTACCACAAGATTAAGCAATGCAACATCACTTCACTTCAGAACTCATTCATTACGTGCTATCAATTATCACCTTTTACATACATTTCATGAACTGTGCCCATTTGCTGCTGTGCTAGTTTTGCCTGATTGGTGCTGACAGCAACTGTTTTCTGTTGCAGCTGCAGCAATGTCTAGTGCTGCTGTACTGTGCGTGTTTGACATTGTGGATGTCTGCTGGGTCAATGCTAATGCCGAATGCTAATCTCAGGTTGGCATTGGATTTGATGGGTGCTGTGATGTTAATCTTTCCGAGGTGGTTTAGCATGATGCGTCGATCTCTTCAAGGGTGATGTTTAATGTGCTCCAGATGAGTGTGACCTGGCCACTGATGGGTCTTCGTTCTTGTCAGGATAAAACAACTGGTGGCGGTGGCTCGGTATGGCCGCCTCGTGTCTTGGCTTCTGTTTGCTCCTGGTCACGGTGGTGAGTGCTGAGTCATACAGTGACTTGGATT from Panicum hallii strain FIL2 chromosome 3, PHallii_v3.1, whole genome shotgun sequence encodes:
- the LOC112887046 gene encoding zinc finger CCCH domain-containing protein 67-like is translated as MADASEAAATVSARLLELAAEDDAAALGDLLAAHPSLADEPAPWYSPARGAEPMTPLMVAAAYGSVSCLEVLLSPPHLVDPNRASPASLSTALHLAAAGGASSAPAAVSRLLAAGADPTFLDHLQRRPSDLVALPPNSLPLKNHLLSLLGARKEWPPDPSLPDIKNGAYASDDFRMYSFKVRACSRAYSHDWTECPFVHPGENARRRDPRKYHYSCVPCPEFKKGAGCRRGDMCEYAHGVFESWLHPAQYRTRLCKDGVGCARRVCFFAHTPEELRPLYVSSAGSRSAMEMAAAMGMGLPSPGASFTPPLSPSGGGTGVAGAWPQPNVPALCLPGSAGNLHLSRLRTSLSARSMAVDELLASAEYDGLVGSPASVRSARGKTLVPSNLDDLFSAEMAGAAASHSPRYADQGGAAFSPTRKAAMRNQFQQQQTLLSPRATAATIIPEPVSPMSSRLLAALAQREKMQQQTLRNMSSRDLGSDASVLVGSPVTSSWSKWGIPSGTPNWGADDEELGRLKRSSSFELRSGAKGDEPDLSWVNTLVKEPTPEKPSINGTTAIESIGTMSQATSHEGIGGDEDNTAGVIGSWLEQLQLDEMVV